The following nucleotide sequence is from Melioribacteraceae bacterium.
TACTTGGTCAACCATTACATTATAATCTTTTTCAGAGATTAATCCTTCACAAGGTCCGTCACATTTTTTTATGTGGTAGTCTAAGCATACTTTTATTTTTTTCTGACGTATAACCTCATCATCAATCCAATATTTGCAGCTTCTTATTTTGAAAAGCTTGTTGATCATTCTTAATGAAGCTTTCATACTTTTCACATCGGTGTATGGACCAAAGTATTGTGAACCGTCTCTTATAATTGTTCTTGTTGAATAAATTTGTGGATAAGGTTCATTTGTGATTCTTATATAAGGGAAAGTTTTATCGTCTTTTAGATTAACATTATAGCGAGGTTTGTATTGCTTAATTAGATTGTTTTCTAGAATTAAAGCTTCCATTTCACTAGAAGTTATTATTAACTCAAGATCGGTAACTTTGTTAACCATTATCTGAGTTTTTGGCGAATCTACCGAACTGTGAAAATATGAACGTACTCTATTTCGTAAATTTTTTGCTTTGCCGATGTATATAATTTTCCCTTTATCATTCTTGAATTGATAAACACCCGGTTCGGTAGGGAGATTACTGAGTTTATTTTCTAATTGAGAATTCATAATTACTATAAACGATAAACTAAAAATTGTTCCTTTAAAATAAAAAAGGCTGACAAAAGTCAGCCTAAAAATAATTAATCCCTTTCACTTAGGTAAATGAATAATTTTTGGGAATAACCACAATACCGGTTTCCGTGACAGTAAATCGTTTTTTATCTTGATCAGGATCAAATCCTATTTCAAATCCTTCCGGAACATGAACATTTTTATCGATTATTGCTCTTCTGATTCTGGCATGTCTTCCAATATTTACATTATCCATTATTATTGAATCAGTGACATAGGAATAACTATTCACTCTAACATTCGGACCTAGAATTGATCTTTCTACAAGTCCGCCGGAGATAATTGTTCCATCAGTAACCAAAGAATTAAATGCACGTCCAACTCTTTCACCTTCGTGAGAAAGTGTTTTTGCCGGTGGCAGTTGAACTTGTCTTGTTCTCAATGGCCAATGGGCATCATACAAATTGAAATGCGGACTAACATTTATCAAATCCATTGCTGCCGCATAATAACTATCTAATGTACCTACATCCACCCAATACGGATCATCTTTTCTGTTTTCATCAATGAAGCGATATGAATACACATCAAAATTATTTTTTATCATATAAGGAATAACATGTTTGCCGAAATCATTACTCTCAATTTTTTCATCGTGCATTTTGCGAAGAACATCCTTTAACACTTTTGCGTTAAAAATATATATTCCCATATTAACAAAAGAATAACCGGCTCTATCTGGACTTTCCGGTGGATTCTTTGGTTTTTCAACAAATGATTTTACTTTATAATTTTTATCGATTTCTAAAATCCCAAACCGGGAAGCTTGATCTTTAGGCGTATAAA
It contains:
- the glgC gene encoding glucose-1-phosphate adenylyltransferase, whose amino-acid sequence is MSFTGSSLLRSTLTMILAGGQGERLVPLTLHRTKPSVPFGGKYRIIDFALSNCLNSGLRKIYLLTQYKSDSLNQHIYEAWNIFNYELGEFIFSIPPQQKISNNWYTGTSNAILQNLNLIREQDYNWVLLLSGDHIYKMDYMKMLQYHNEKKAALSIASIYTPKDQASRFGILEIDKNYKVKSFVEKPKNPPESPDRAGYSFVNMGIYIFNAKVLKDVLRKMHDEKIESNDFGKHVIPYMIKNNFDVYSYRFIDENRKDDPYWVDVGTLDSYYAAAMDLINVSPHFNLYDAHWPLRTRQVQLPPAKTLSHEGERVGRAFNSLVTDGTIISGGLVERSILGPNVRVNSYSYVTDSIIMDNVNIGRHARIRRAIIDKNVHVPEGFEIGFDPDQDKKRFTVTETGIVVIPKNYSFT